The Ignatzschineria rhizosphaerae genome contains a region encoding:
- the hemB gene encoding porphobilinogen synthase: MESYSPIHRPRRMRINTAIRQMVQENFFSLNDLIHPIFIEEGIEEAIPLKTLPGVLRYPESQLEAEVKELAALGIKYIMPFGISHHKDESGSDTWNDEGLLARMIRTIRKAAPEMVIIPDICFCEYTSHGHCGVLCDHGTVDNDITIANLAKQAVTAAKAGADMLAPSAMMDGQIAAMRDALDEAGFSHVSILAHAIKFSSAFYGPFREAVNSELSGNRNAYQADYANGRQAMIEAELDEDEGADILMVKPGTPYLDLVARLRAQTNLPIAVYQVGGEYAAIKFASQAGALDEIAVVKETLIGFKRAGADIIVTYYAKQIAEWLRDGKIDSLSR; this comes from the coding sequence ATGGAATCATATAGCCCGATTCATCGTCCTCGTCGTATGCGTATTAACACAGCAATTCGTCAGATGGTGCAAGAGAACTTCTTTTCACTCAATGATTTGATTCATCCGATCTTTATTGAAGAGGGAATTGAGGAAGCGATTCCTTTAAAGACTTTACCCGGCGTTTTACGTTACCCTGAATCGCAATTAGAAGCAGAAGTGAAAGAGCTTGCGGCATTAGGTATTAAGTACATTATGCCTTTTGGTATCTCTCATCATAAAGATGAATCAGGAAGCGATACTTGGAATGATGAAGGATTGCTCGCGAGAATGATCCGCACGATTCGTAAAGCGGCGCCAGAGATGGTGATTATCCCTGATATCTGCTTTTGTGAATATACAAGCCATGGTCATTGCGGGGTACTTTGTGATCATGGAACCGTGGATAACGATATCACGATTGCAAATCTTGCAAAACAAGCTGTAACAGCGGCAAAAGCAGGTGCTGATATGCTTGCGCCATCGGCAATGATGGATGGGCAAATTGCGGCGATGCGTGATGCTTTAGATGAAGCCGGATTTTCTCATGTGAGTATCTTAGCGCATGCGATTAAATTCTCATCGGCATTTTATGGCCCATTTAGAGAAGCAGTTAATTCAGAATTATCAGGAAACCGTAACGCTTATCAAGCAGATTACGCTAATGGCCGCCAAGCGATGATTGAAGCTGAGCTTGATGAAGATGAGGGCGCTGATATCTTAATGGTAAAACCAGGAACACCTTATTTAGATTTAGTGGCGCGTTTAAGAGCGCAGACGAATCTTCCTATTGCGGTGTATCAGGTAGGTGGTGAATATGCGGCGATTAAATTTGCATCTCAAGCGGGCGCTTTAGATGAGATTGCGGTGGTGAAAGAGACCTTAATTGGTTTTAAACGTGCCGGTGCTGATATTATCGTAACTTACTATGCAAAACAGATTGCAGAGTGGCTTCGTGATGGCAAAATTGATAGCTTAAGCCGTTAA
- a CDS encoding MFS transporter: MIMNNDGTQQASTLNQPEKSSKNVIPLMIALLMACMAFQLNATMLNPVLVTIAHSLGTTEATIGLSQTAFFMSAALFSIFIPRLSDIVGRRKILFLLILVTTIGGIISAITPSVELYFVSRIIQGFSGPVVPLCLLMLHAEVQDPKRYGMLMGIITAVNGGIAGIDAFLGGFIATHFGFRPVFWFIAAVGLITLPFILKGVKETKPSAGQKMDWIGVLFLVMTLAGFLVAFNEAGKITAANWGFVSIAIVIGLVAFFCFIQIEKRIKEPLVTVRHLKQRSTWGLLLTTVLTMTGIFAVVNGLVVSFAQNSEIGFGFTANKTAIYLLAPYALIGWLVGPFMGKLAPLLGYNRILRFGLIGSILGILILMIFGLSSLTILVAGTLLVGVTYAGTANIMLNGLGIVLSPEDNPGFLPGMNAAAFHLGAGLSFALLPAMLVISSDLLQGYGNGMLLGLIITVIAFFASFLIPKPVNAEVTQ, from the coding sequence ATGATAATGAACAATGATGGCACGCAACAAGCTTCAACGTTAAATCAACCTGAAAAATCTTCAAAAAACGTTATCCCTTTAATGATTGCGCTTTTGATGGCGTGTATGGCGTTTCAACTTAACGCCACAATGCTAAATCCTGTCTTGGTGACGATTGCGCATAGCTTAGGGACAACAGAAGCCACAATTGGTTTATCGCAAACGGCATTTTTTATGTCGGCTGCGCTTTTTTCGATCTTTATTCCTCGTTTGAGTGATATTGTCGGTCGCCGGAAGATTCTCTTTTTGCTAATTTTAGTCACGACTATAGGCGGTATCATCTCGGCAATTACGCCGAGTGTTGAGCTCTATTTTGTCTCGAGAATTATTCAAGGATTTTCAGGACCTGTCGTTCCCCTTTGTCTATTAATGCTCCATGCAGAAGTGCAAGATCCTAAGCGCTATGGAATGCTTATGGGGATTATTACGGCTGTTAATGGCGGTATTGCCGGTATCGATGCCTTCTTGGGTGGTTTTATTGCGACACACTTTGGCTTTAGACCAGTTTTTTGGTTCATTGCCGCTGTTGGATTAATCACTTTACCTTTTATCTTAAAAGGGGTTAAAGAGACCAAACCATCTGCGGGGCAAAAGATGGATTGGATAGGCGTTCTCTTTTTAGTAATGACCCTTGCCGGATTTTTAGTAGCCTTTAATGAGGCTGGTAAAATCACGGCAGCAAATTGGGGATTTGTCTCAATAGCGATTGTCATTGGTTTAGTCGCTTTTTTCTGCTTTATTCAGATTGAAAAACGGATTAAAGAGCCTCTTGTCACAGTAAGGCATCTAAAGCAGCGCTCCACATGGGGATTGTTATTAACGACCGTTTTAACGATGACGGGAATTTTTGCCGTGGTCAATGGTTTAGTCGTCTCCTTTGCGCAAAATAGTGAGATCGGATTTGGTTTTACAGCCAATAAAACGGCTATTTACCTCCTTGCGCCTTATGCTTTAATTGGTTGGCTAGTGGGACCTTTTATGGGGAAACTCGCCCCATTATTGGGTTATAACCGAATCTTACGTTTTGGCTTAATCGGGAGTATTTTGGGAATCTTAATCTTAATGATATTTGGTTTATCCTCACTAACGATTTTAGTTGCCGGGACATTACTTGTAGGCGTGACCTATGCAGGAACGGCGAATATTATGCTCAACGGGCTTGGAATTGTGCTTTCACCTGAGGATAATCCAGGATTTTTACCAGGGATGAATGCGGCTGCTTTTCATTTAGGCGCAGGTTTAAGCTTTGCCTTATTGCCGGCAATGTTGGTAATTAGCAGTGATCTGCTTCAAGGTTATGGTAATGGGATGTTATTAGGATTGATCATTACGGTGATTGCCTTTTTTGCATCCTTTTTAATTCCTAAACCTGTTAATGCAGAAGTCACCCAATAA